CCGGCCGCCTGAGATGGTCGGGCACCGCGGCACGGGTGCGCCCGGCGCCGAGCGGTGGAGTCACTCGAAAGCGCGCGCGAAGGAGGGCCAGTCGGCGCACGACCGCCCCGCGGCCCACGACGGCGGGGCGGCAGGGCGGCGGGGCGGGAGCGGCCGTCGGTGGGGTCACCGCGGCCGGGGTGTCACACGGCGGCTTCCCGGGCGGCGGGGGCGGCCGGGCCCGTGCCGTGCTGCTGGTCCTCGGGCCTGCCCTTCGCGGGGAGCAGGAAGGTGATGGCGAAGAAGGCCGCCAGCAGGCACGCCTGGACCAGCAGGGCGCGCTGGAACCCGCCGGTGAAGTCGCCGGTCTCCGCCCGCGCGAAGAAGACGGAGCCGAAGACGGCGACGCCGAGGGAACCGCCGATGGACTGCACGGCGGACAGGACGCCGGAGGCGGAGCCGATCTCGTCGTCGTCGACGGCGGCGAGGATGAAGCTGAACAGGGCGGCGATGACCAGGCCCGCTCCGACGCCGCACACGGTCACGCCGGGGACCACGTCCCAGACCGAGAACGAGGCCGCGTCGAGCCCGTCGAGCTCGTACCAGAGCAGGGCCGCGCCGGCGAGCTGGACGAGCGGGCCGACCTGGAGGACCTTGCGTCCGATCCGGTCCGCGAGGACGGCGCCGCTGACCGCGCCGCCGATCGCGGTGCCCACGGCGAGCGGCAGGTTGCCCAGACCCGCTTCGCCCGCGGTGAAGTGCCGGCCGATCTGGAGGTAGAGGGTCAGGACGAGCTGGGTGCCGACGAGCCCGCTGAAGAAGAGGGCGATGCCGCCGAGTCCGACCGTGAAGGCGGGCTTGCGCAGCAGCGCCGGGGTCACCAGCGGTTCGCGGCCGGCCGCGGCCGTCCGGCGCTGCTGTACGGCGAAGAGCGCGAAGCCGAGGAGGGAGCCGGCGATGGACAGCCAGGTCCACAGGGGCCAGCC
Above is a window of Streptomyces subrutilus DNA encoding:
- a CDS encoding MFS transporter; its protein translation is MSESSPTTDERTEPYRWRWLILVVMLVAEIMDLLDASIVNVAGPALEESLGAGAVGLQWVIGGYALTLGAGLVLGGRLGDRYGRRRMFLIGLAAFTASSLLCALAPDIGSLIAFRLLQGTAGAMLLPQGLGLLRENFSGPELTKVFGIFGPVLGLGGIIGPVLGGGLIEGDFFGLGWRSVFLVNLPIGIAALIVAARCIPKKPGDRTVNVDTAGAALVAVSCALLVLPLNQGQEDGWPLWTWLSIAGSLLGFALFAVQQRRTAAAGREPLVTPALLRKPAFTVGLGGIALFFSGLVGTQLVLTLYLQIGRHFTAGEAGLGNLPLAVGTAIGGAVSGAVLADRIGRKVLQVGPLVQLAGAALLWYELDGLDAASFSVWDVVPGVTVCGVGAGLVIAALFSFILAAVDDDEIGSASGVLSAVQSIGGSLGVAVFGSVFFARAETGDFTGGFQRALLVQACLLAAFFAITFLLPAKGRPEDQQHGTGPAAPAAREAAV